One window of the Sparus aurata chromosome 7, fSpaAur1.1, whole genome shotgun sequence genome contains the following:
- the plp2b gene encoding proteolipid protein 2b: MADTNAGGSGANCLEKLKSYVKTQKGVILASEIIISFIIIICYAASLYGGYSAVAICEMVFAMVFFAIFMMDLDKQIQVVNWVWSDLFRAGIGALMYIITSLICVIGGSGDGARIAGGVFGLIAGLLFAYDTYTIFLQVKSTRQHTATSTDDRV; encoded by the exons ATGGCTGATACAAACGCGGGCGGCTCCGGTGCTAACTGCCTGGAGAAGCTGAAAAGTTACGTGAAGACCCAGAAAGGAGTCATCCTCGCATCAGAAATA ATCATcagtttcatcatcatcatctgctaCGCTGCGTCCCTTTATGGAGGCTACTCCGCTGTGGCCATCTGCGAGATGGTCTTCGCTATGGTCTTCTTCGCAATCTTCATGATGGATCTCGACAAGCAGATCCAAGTGGTCAACTGGGTCTGGAGC GATCTTTTCCGTGCTGGTATCGGTGCTCTCATGTACATCATCACTTCTCTGATCTGTGTGATCGGAGGGTCCGGGGACGGTGCACGTATCGCAGGCGGG GTGTTTGGTTTGATAGCTGGTCTGCTGTTTGCCTATGATACCTACACCATCTTTCTACAAGTAAAGAGCACCAGGCAGCACACAGCAACATCCACCG ATGACAGAGTTTAA